Within Paeniglutamicibacter psychrophenolicus, the genomic segment GGACTTCTTGATCTTCGACCCCACGTATTCGGCCGGGCGGAAGTCGGCGACGGCGGCGCTCATGATCAGCACGTCGGCCCCGCGTGCGGCCTCGGTGACGGCGCCCTGCAGCTGCGCGGCGGTGGAGGCGGTGCTCAGCTCCACGCCCTCGGGCGCGGGCAGGTCCATGTGTGCGGCAATGAAGCGGACGGTGGCCCCGGCCACGAGTGCGGCCTTGGCCAGGGCGATGCCCTGCCGGCCCGAGGACCGGTTGCCGAGGTAGCGCACCGGGTCCAGCGGTTCGCGGGTGCCTCCGGCGGAAATCGCGACGACCTTCCCGGCCAGCGGACCGGGTCCGGCGGTGCGCGGGGCGGTGCCTGCCATCGGCGTGTCGGGCCCCGACGCGCCGGAGGGTGCCGTCTCGTCCAGGTACCCGGCGACGGCGGCGAAGATCTCCTCGGGGTCCGGAAGCCGTCCGGCGCCCGAATCCTTGCCGGTGAGCCTGCCCACGGCGGGTTCGATGATGTGCACGCCGCGGGAGCGCAGCGTCGCGACGTTGGCGACCGTGGCGGGGTGCTCCCACATCTCGGTGTGCATCGCCGGGGCCATGACCACCGGGGCGCCGGTGGCCAGGAGCGTGCCGGTGAGCAGGTCGTTGGCCATCCCGGCCGCGGCGCGGGCCAACACGTCGGCGGTGGCCGGGGCGATGACGACCAGGTCGGCCTCCTGGCCGAGGCGCACGTGGTTGACGGTGTCCACCGCCTCGAACACCGAGGTGTGCACCGGGTTGCCGCTCAGCGCCTCCCAGGTGGCGGCGCCGACGAACTCCAGCGACGCGGTCGTGGGGATGACATCGACGTGATGTCCTGCCTCCTTAAACAGCCGTAGCAGCAAAGCTGCCTTGTAGGCGGCGATCCCTGCGGATACACCTAGGACAATGCGCTTCACTGCTACCACCGATGCCTAGTGCGTGGCGCCGGGCCCGGCCCGCCCGTGAGGGGTCGGGGAATGGGTTGCGCCGGCGCCTACGCGTCGTAAATCGTTTGTTTCCGAGTGCTACTCGGCGACTTCCTCGATCTTCGTGACGCTGAGCAGGCCCTCGTTGATTTCACGCAGGGCGATGGACAGCGGCTTCTCGTTCAGGCGGGTGTCGACCAGCGGGCCGACGTACTCGAACAGGCCCTCGTGCAGCTGGGCGTAGTACGCGTTGATCTGGCGTGCGCGCTTGGCGGAGTTGATCACCAGTGCGTACTTCGAATCGGTGGTGGTCAGCAGCGAGTCGATGGACGGGCTGATGATGCCTTCAAGGTTCGTGTTCACGAAGCCTCCAAATAACTAGTTGGTGGATCAAGACGATAAGTACTGCACCCGCTTACTCCCCGGGCGCCGGGCGGCACCAAGGGGTCAACGGGTCTGACACAAAAGTTTTTAGCGTGCGTGCGGGGTCAACCCCATGAGGGTCACCAGCTCGTCAGCAGCCCGCGAAATCTCGTCGTTGACGATGGTCACGTCAAATTCGGATTCGGCAGCAAGCTCCAGTTTAGCGGTTTCCAGCCGGCGCTGCTGCTCCTCGGGGGTTTCCGTGCCGCGGCCCACAAGCCGGCGCACCAATTCGTCCCAGCTGGGAGGGGCCAGGAACACGAATTTCGCCTCCGGCAGGTTCGCCTTCACCTGGCGTGCGCCCTGCAGGTCGATCTCCAGCAGCACCCGCTTCCCCGCGGCCACCGCCTCCTCGACCTTGGTGCGGATGGTGCCGTAGCTGTTCTGCCCGTGCACGACGGCCCATTCGAGCATTTCCCCGTTTTCGACCAGTTCGCCGAACTTTTCGGGGCCGACAAAGAAGTAGTGCACCCCGTCTATTTCGCCGGGGCGCGGGTTGCGCGTGGTGGCGGACACCGAGAGCCACACCTGGGGGTAGTTGTCGCGAATGTAGGTCGAAATCGTTCCCTTACCTACGGCCGTGGGACCGGCGAGGACTGTGACCGTTGGGTGGGGGCTAACCGTCATGGTGTGCTTCGTTACTCTTTCGTTTTGGGGGGCGATTGCTGGAAATGTTCCACCAATGCGATGCGCTGTTTGCGCCCCAGCCCGCGCAGGCGTCGGCTGGGTGAAATACCTAGTCTATCGATAAGCGTGTGGGCGCGGATCTCGCCGACACCCGGAACGGACTCCAGCAGGTCCATGACCCGCAGCCGGCCGATGGCCTCGTCGTCGGGCACCAGCTCCAACAGGTCGGTGATGCTCAGCTTGCCGGCGCCGAATTGGTTCTTGATCTCGGCCCGTCGCGTGCGTGCCGCCAACGCCTTTGCCCGTGCGCGAATACGGTCCTCGTCTGAGAGTTCTCGCAGTACCATGCCTCTTGCCGCCAATCCATCCATAGGGTCAAGCACCAGGGCAAACAGCCCTGAACTGAAGATAACCAATCGAGCGCCCCGATGCAATGGTTAATCGCGCTGTGGCTACCACAAATGCGTTAACAACGGAAAAATTCGGGTCATTGGGCGCAAAGCGGCGCCACGGGTGTAACCAAGATCATCC encodes:
- a CDS encoding bifunctional phosphopantothenoylcysteine decarboxylase/phosphopantothenate synthase, coding for MKRIVLGVSAGIAAYKAALLLRLFKEAGHHVDVIPTTASLEFVGAATWEALSGNPVHTSVFEAVDTVNHVRLGQEADLVVIAPATADVLARAAAGMANDLLTGTLLATGAPVVMAPAMHTEMWEHPATVANVATLRSRGVHIIEPAVGRLTGKDSGAGRLPDPEEIFAAVAGYLDETAPSGASGPDTPMAGTAPRTAGPGPLAGKVVAISAGGTREPLDPVRYLGNRSSGRQGIALAKAALVAGATVRFIAAHMDLPAPEGVELSTASTAAQLQGAVTEAARGADVLIMSAAVADFRPAEYVGSKIKKSDDHADPVITLVRNPDILAMLIAQRAAEGVAGDLPPLVVGFAAETGDAEAGVLEYGAAKLARKGCEMLVVNEVGENLTFGTDENTVTILFADGAEPVHASGSKDQVASSVIEAVAGALGEGTRDR
- the rpoZ gene encoding DNA-directed RNA polymerase subunit omega, which codes for MNTNLEGIISPSIDSLLTTTDSKYALVINSAKRARQINAYYAQLHEGLFEYVGPLVDTRLNEKPLSIALREINEGLLSVTKIEEVAE
- the gmk gene encoding guanylate kinase, coding for MTVSPHPTVTVLAGPTAVGKGTISTYIRDNYPQVWLSVSATTRNPRPGEIDGVHYFFVGPEKFGELVENGEMLEWAVVHGQNSYGTIRTKVEEAVAAGKRVLLEIDLQGARQVKANLPEAKFVFLAPPSWDELVRRLVGRGTETPEEQQRRLETAKLELAAESEFDVTIVNDEISRAADELVTLMGLTPHAR
- the mihF gene encoding integration host factor, actinobacterial type produces the protein MVLRELSDEDRIRARAKALAARTRRAEIKNQFGAGKLSITDLLELVPDDEAIGRLRVMDLLESVPGVGEIRAHTLIDRLGISPSRRLRGLGRKQRIALVEHFQQSPPKTKE